The Tautonia rosea genome includes a region encoding these proteins:
- a CDS encoding YegP family protein, with protein MGKFHVYKDQAGEFRWRLVAPNGRIIADSGEGYSSKQKCLDGIADVKQYCGTAETVEE; from the coding sequence ATGGGCAAGTTTCACGTCTACAAAGACCAGGCCGGGGAGTTCCGCTGGCGGCTGGTGGCTCCGAACGGACGGATCATTGCCGACTCCGGTGAGGGGTATTCCTCGAAGCAGAAGTGCCTCGACGGGATCGCCGACGTCAAGCAGTATTGCGGCACTGCGGAGACGGTCGAGGAATGA
- a CDS encoding DUF1328 domain-containing protein yields the protein MIRYALIFLVVAIVAAVFGFGGLAQDAAWIAKILFFVFLVLFVVSLILGRKGPSTGL from the coding sequence ATGATCCGCTATGCGTTGATCTTCCTCGTCGTGGCCATTGTGGCCGCCGTCTTCGGCTTCGGCGGACTGGCGCAGGATGCGGCCTGGATCGCCAAGATCCTCTTTTTCGTCTTCCTGGTCCTGTTCGTCGTCTCGCTGATCCTGGGGCGCAAGGGACCGTCGACCGGGCTCTGA
- a CDS encoding DUF7901 domain-containing protein — protein MTIRATARVVGLLALGMILGMGPVARAGMIVYSQPPVDGTDSFLSDDQAERQVADNFSLAASVTITDVHWWGGYTSNPNTLPDDNFTIRFFADNGSGLPEDDPIVTLSPVNLTRTLTGLISDEGTQIYRYDADLSAGVLLNAGTTYYLSIVNDTSAINAWGWAGANQTGSLFGRSLLNPSWGTSSEGDRAFELTAVPEPSTLAMSGMAVVLIGLGAYRQRRRSQS, from the coding sequence ATGACCATTCGAGCAACAGCCAGAGTCGTCGGGTTGCTGGCTCTGGGAATGATTTTGGGCATGGGGCCCGTCGCCCGGGCAGGCATGATTGTCTACTCTCAGCCGCCCGTCGATGGAACCGATTCGTTCTTGAGTGATGACCAGGCCGAGCGGCAAGTGGCGGACAACTTCAGCCTCGCGGCCTCTGTCACCATCACCGACGTCCACTGGTGGGGAGGGTACACCTCCAATCCCAACACTCTACCGGACGACAACTTCACCATCCGCTTCTTCGCCGACAACGGAAGCGGCCTGCCCGAAGATGACCCGATTGTCACCCTTTCGCCGGTGAACTTGACGCGCACGCTGACCGGGCTGATCAGTGACGAGGGAACCCAGATCTACCGGTACGACGCCGACCTATCCGCCGGCGTGTTGCTGAACGCGGGGACCACTTACTACCTTTCCATCGTCAACGACACTTCGGCAATCAACGCTTGGGGGTGGGCGGGGGCCAACCAGACCGGGAGCCTTTTCGGCCGGAGCCTTCTCAACCCGAGCTGGGGCACCTCCTCTGAAGGCGATCGCGCCTTCGAGTTGACGGCGGTTCCCGAGCCCTCGACGCTGGCGATGAGCGGCATGGCTGTGGTGCTGATCGGGCTCGGCGCGTACCGGCAGCGACGCCGAAGCCAGAGTTGA